In one window of Reinekea forsetii DNA:
- a CDS encoding divergent polysaccharide deacetylase family protein, translating into MPNSSLRFLLVQLMLTVLLSSSAVFVSAQGKIVLVIDDLGNQRRAGRSVIDSPWVTTVAIMPGRPFTEELAQYAFAQGKEIIIHMPMSNETDFPLGPLGLNRVDGKATLTENLHTALAGVPHAVGLSNHMGSRLTQDREAMGWVMAMLKQVGFYFFDSRTVSTTIAYQVAAQYQLPWSMRNIFLDHYRTEDFIAQQWHLALTKARQGETVTVIGHPYPETLRFLNNLQLDPSDLELLLPLSAVLNYADKVARPLRNFPQGL; encoded by the coding sequence ATGCCAAATAGTTCGTTGCGTTTTCTACTGGTCCAGCTAATGTTGACGGTGCTGCTTTCGAGCAGCGCCGTTTTTGTGTCGGCCCAAGGGAAAATTGTTCTGGTTATTGACGATTTGGGTAATCAGCGCCGCGCGGGCCGGTCGGTCATAGATAGCCCATGGGTCACCACCGTGGCGATCATGCCGGGTCGGCCTTTTACCGAAGAGTTGGCCCAATATGCCTTTGCGCAGGGTAAAGAAATTATTATCCATATGCCGATGTCCAACGAGACCGACTTCCCCTTAGGACCTTTAGGTTTGAATCGCGTAGACGGCAAGGCTACCCTGACAGAGAATTTGCACACAGCCCTAGCGGGGGTGCCGCATGCGGTGGGTTTATCGAACCATATGGGCAGCCGCTTAACGCAAGATCGCGAGGCCATGGGTTGGGTGATGGCAATGCTCAAACAGGTGGGCTTTTATTTTTTCGACAGTCGGACGGTGTCGACCACCATCGCCTACCAGGTCGCGGCGCAGTACCAACTGCCTTGGTCCATGCGCAACATTTTTTTGGATCATTACCGAACCGAGGATTTCATCGCGCAGCAGTGGCACTTGGCGCTGACCAAGGCGCGTCAGGGCGAAACGGTTACGGTGATCGGTCACCCCTATCCTGAGACCCTGCGCTTTTTGAACAATCTGCAGCTCGACCCGAGTGACCTGGAGCTGCTATTACCCTTATCTGCGGTGCTCAACTACGCTGATAAAGTGGCACGCCCCCTGAGGAATTTCCCGCAAGGGCTTTAA
- a CDS encoding rhodanese-like domain-containing protein, with product MLEQFFEFIINHWQLSSVWLILFFLLIKTEGARGGAAVSPSQMTQMINNENAKVIDIRSKDEFRAGHLPNALHIPAKDVLKRINELESFKDTPVILICKTGTTAGASGAILAKAGFNKLHKLRGGILEWQGSNLPLVKD from the coding sequence ATGTTAGAGCAATTTTTTGAATTCATCATAAACCATTGGCAACTCAGCTCAGTCTGGTTGATTTTATTTTTCCTTCTGATCAAGACCGAAGGCGCGCGCGGTGGCGCTGCGGTGTCGCCATCACAGATGACGCAGATGATTAATAATGAAAATGCCAAGGTGATTGATATCCGCAGTAAGGATGAGTTTCGCGCCGGCCATTTGCCCAACGCCTTACATATACCCGCAAAGGATGTGCTCAAGCGCATCAATGAACTGGAGTCTTTTAAAGACACGCCGGTCATCCTGATATGTAAAACGGGCACCACCGCTGGCGCGAGCGGCGCCATCCTAGCCAAGGCAGGATTCAATAAGTTGCACAAGCTGCGCGGTGGAATTTTGGAGTGGCAAGGCAGTAATTTGCCACTGGTTAAAGACTAA
- a CDS encoding murein hydrolase activator EnvC family protein encodes MLRSFILPLLIAAALLGGHLRADDLAQNQAALQAVSKALKALETTLAGQQQDVSSARQALQEVEREMADLQQKSLVLNQTVATQKAAIARLGEQKSELQAQLATQKDQISAVLRLAYKQNNQPLIKLLLSKQRPEDVARHLYYFSVLTDNQQQQVAKWVEEQNLLATTLRTEAQLLIEMEENKERLVEQSRKLKSQQNKRTLAIAAINSEAENTIGNIARKEKELAKMTELIDQLQSKLASLGLEFPDLEGRTNPKGELPWPVSGRLKNAYGQSFDGSVLTWQGWLIAAPLGTDVLAVQRGRVVFADFFKANGLLMIVDHGAGIWTLYGRNQALLRDVGSWVEAGDVIAAVGQSGGYNESGLYFEVRKDGEPQNPANWLQKR; translated from the coding sequence TTGCTTCGTTCCTTTATTTTGCCTCTGTTGATCGCAGCCGCGTTGCTAGGTGGACACCTAAGAGCTGACGACTTGGCGCAAAACCAGGCCGCACTGCAAGCGGTCAGTAAAGCGTTAAAGGCACTGGAGACCACACTGGCCGGGCAGCAGCAGGACGTATCCAGTGCTCGGCAGGCGCTCCAAGAGGTTGAGCGAGAAATGGCCGACTTACAACAAAAAAGTCTCGTCTTGAATCAAACAGTGGCTACCCAAAAGGCAGCCATAGCCCGGCTCGGTGAACAAAAAAGTGAGTTGCAGGCGCAGTTGGCGACCCAAAAAGATCAGATATCGGCTGTTTTACGCCTTGCTTACAAGCAAAACAATCAGCCACTGATTAAACTGCTATTGTCGAAGCAGCGTCCCGAAGACGTTGCTCGGCATCTGTATTACTTTTCCGTGCTGACCGATAATCAACAGCAGCAGGTAGCAAAATGGGTCGAGGAGCAGAACCTGTTAGCGACGACCCTGCGCACCGAAGCTCAATTGCTGATAGAGATGGAAGAAAATAAAGAGCGCTTGGTTGAACAAAGCCGTAAACTCAAAAGTCAGCAAAACAAACGCACTCTGGCCATCGCTGCGATTAACAGCGAGGCCGAAAACACCATTGGCAACATTGCTCGCAAAGAAAAAGAACTTGCGAAAATGACCGAGCTAATCGATCAATTGCAATCCAAGCTGGCCAGTTTGGGTCTGGAATTTCCCGATTTGGAAGGGCGCACGAACCCTAAAGGTGAACTGCCATGGCCCGTGTCGGGTCGTTTAAAGAACGCTTATGGCCAATCGTTTGATGGCAGCGTGCTGACCTGGCAAGGGTGGTTAATTGCGGCCCCATTGGGCACCGATGTGCTCGCCGTTCAGCGTGGCCGAGTGGTCTTTGCTGATTTTTTCAAAGCCAATGGACTGTTGATGATCGTCGATCATGGCGCTGGCATCTGGACACTCTATGGCCGGAATCAAGCTCTATTGCGCGATGTCGGCAGTTGGGTTGAAGCTGGCGATGTGATCGCAGCCGTCGGGCAGTCTGGGGGCTATAATGAAAGCGGTCTGTACTTTGAAGTCCGAAAAGACGGGGAGCCACAAAATCCGGCGAACTGGTTGCAGAAAAGGTAG
- a CDS encoding S41 family peptidase yields MRLIRNPLLAASTALVIGFAVGIATVVQADDESQLPIDEIRLMSQVLERIKQSYVEEVTDEQLLESAIEGMLTALDPHSDYLTPDDFKDLRESTSGEFGGLGIEITLDTSGFIKVVAPIDDTPAYRAGMQSGDLITQIDDAPVKGMTINDAVGLMRGKPGTSLVLKVVRSGETGPLEIEITRAVIKVTSVRHRMLEPGFGYIRISQFQERTGPDFEDALNQLHAEADDKLQGFVLDLRNNPGGVLQASVDVVDNLITDGLIVYTEGRIANSDSRFVARKKDPSKGVTMVVLINGGSASASEIVAGALQDHGRGLVMGTQSFGKGSVQTILPLDKDHALKLTTARYYTPNGRSIQGQGIVPDIEVKQGKLTLNDSEGFYKESDLAGALVNPDSEADVDGDEKSTVEPSEDYQLFQAVTVLKGIAILNAK; encoded by the coding sequence ATGAGACTTATTCGTAATCCGTTGTTGGCAGCATCGACGGCACTAGTTATTGGTTTTGCCGTGGGTATTGCGACGGTGGTTCAGGCCGATGATGAAAGCCAGTTGCCGATCGATGAAATTCGCCTGATGTCGCAAGTGTTGGAGCGTATAAAACAGTCCTATGTTGAAGAGGTGACCGACGAGCAGCTCTTAGAGTCCGCCATCGAAGGTATGTTAACCGCCTTAGATCCCCACTCAGACTATTTGACGCCGGATGACTTTAAAGATCTGCGTGAGAGCACCTCGGGTGAGTTTGGCGGTCTGGGTATTGAAATCACCCTCGACACCTCGGGCTTTATTAAGGTGGTGGCCCCAATAGACGATACCCCTGCGTATCGCGCCGGAATGCAATCGGGCGATCTGATTACACAGATAGATGATGCCCCGGTAAAGGGTATGACCATTAACGATGCGGTTGGCCTAATGCGCGGCAAACCTGGTACCTCCTTGGTATTGAAGGTGGTTCGTTCAGGCGAAACGGGTCCGTTGGAGATCGAAATTACCCGCGCAGTGATTAAGGTGACCAGTGTCCGTCATCGCATGCTGGAACCGGGCTTTGGCTATATTCGCATCTCTCAGTTTCAGGAGCGGACCGGCCCGGACTTTGAAGATGCATTGAATCAATTACATGCCGAAGCTGATGATAAGTTGCAGGGCTTTGTACTGGATTTACGCAACAATCCGGGCGGCGTTTTGCAGGCATCGGTTGATGTGGTCGACAATCTGATCACCGATGGACTCATTGTCTACACCGAAGGCCGTATCGCGAATTCCGATAGCCGATTTGTGGCGCGCAAGAAAGATCCGAGTAAGGGTGTCACGATGGTGGTCTTGATCAATGGTGGCTCTGCTTCAGCCTCTGAGATTGTCGCCGGTGCGTTGCAAGATCACGGTCGAGGTTTAGTCATGGGCACTCAGTCTTTTGGCAAGGGCTCAGTGCAAACGATTTTACCGCTCGATAAGGATCATGCGTTGAAGCTGACCACCGCCCGTTACTACACGCCCAACGGCCGGTCCATTCAGGGTCAAGGCATAGTGCCGGACATAGAGGTTAAGCAGGGTAAGTTGACGCTCAATGACAGCGAGGGCTTTTACAAGGAATCCGATTTGGCCGGTGCGCTGGTCAATCCTGATAGCGAAGCCGATGTCGACGGGGACGAAAAATCCACAGTCGAACCGAGTGAGGATTATCAGTTGTTTCAGGCTGTGACGGTACTCAAGGGCATAGCCATTCTGAATGCCAAATAG
- the secB gene encoding protein-export chaperone SecB encodes MTEQQQPQFGVQRLYLKDVSFESPNAPGIFRKEWKPQIKLDLNTQTRQLDTDVYEVVLTLTVSAKIEEETAFLCEVQQAGIFSIGGFPDETRDQMLGAYCPNILFPYAREAVDAAVVKGSFPALMLAPVNFDALYQQKQATNETATTN; translated from the coding sequence ATGACTGAACAACAGCAACCCCAATTCGGTGTCCAACGTTTGTATTTGAAAGACGTATCTTTTGAAAGCCCCAATGCACCGGGTATCTTTCGCAAGGAGTGGAAGCCACAGATCAAACTGGATCTGAATACCCAAACTCGTCAACTCGACACCGATGTCTATGAGGTGGTCCTTACTCTGACGGTGTCGGCAAAAATCGAAGAAGAAACAGCCTTTTTATGTGAAGTGCAACAGGCCGGTATTTTTTCAATCGGCGGTTTTCCCGATGAGACCCGTGATCAGATGTTAGGTGCCTACTGCCCCAACATTCTCTTCCCCTATGCTCGAGAAGCAGTCGACGCTGCCGTTGTCAAAGGTAGCTTCCCTGCCCTGATGTTGGCACCGGTCAACTTTGATGCCCTCTATCAGCAGAAGCAGGCCACTAACGAGACCGCTACGACCAACTAG
- the grxC gene encoding glutaredoxin 3 produces MKPTVRIYSSNWCPFCVQAKRLLDRKGVSYQELIVDGDPSLRTKMMQESGRTSVPQIWINEDHIGGCDELYSLDRSAQLDSLLGLDR; encoded by the coding sequence ATGAAACCTACTGTACGCATATATTCGTCGAACTGGTGCCCCTTTTGTGTACAAGCCAAGCGCTTGTTAGATCGCAAGGGTGTGAGTTACCAAGAACTGATTGTCGATGGTGATCCGTCGCTGCGGACCAAGATGATGCAAGAGAGTGGTCGCACCAGCGTGCCACAAATCTGGATCAACGAAGACCATATTGGCGGTTGCGACGAACTCTATAGCCTCGACCGCTCGGCACAACTGGATAGCCTACTGGGTTTAGACCGCTAG
- a CDS encoding DUF4124 domain-containing protein produces MNKNNPSWRRLALWLLLTALPMAVFAAGKIYTWTDKSGVIHYGDRPPMAAQADEVAIQGKKKLPLVVVQELLPGLWFGSANDGGEVKFTLFENGSITYIQTRADQSVYNYQGIWTLENTSLTVITEFSQTAPPGGDFKRSVQPIALTYTIVGFSENALEVIIGPERFSLVRLDP; encoded by the coding sequence ATGAACAAGAATAATCCCAGCTGGCGGCGATTGGCCCTTTGGCTACTGTTAACAGCCCTGCCAATGGCGGTTTTTGCTGCCGGGAAAATCTATACTTGGACGGATAAAAGTGGCGTCATACACTATGGTGATCGACCACCCATGGCGGCGCAGGCAGACGAGGTCGCCATTCAAGGCAAAAAGAAACTGCCCTTGGTGGTGGTTCAAGAACTGCTACCTGGACTCTGGTTTGGTTCGGCCAACGACGGCGGCGAGGTCAAGTTCACGCTGTTTGAGAATGGCAGCATCACCTACATTCAGACTCGGGCCGACCAGTCGGTTTACAATTATCAGGGGATCTGGACCTTAGAGAACACCAGCCTCACAGTGATTACCGAGTTCAGCCAGACCGCGCCACCCGGGGGTGATTTCAAGCGGTCGGTCCAACCTATTGCGCTCACCTACACTATTGTCGGCTTTAGCGAGAACGCCTTGGAGGTCATTATCGGGCCCGAACGCTTCAGTCTGGTGCGCTTGGATCCTTGA
- the glnA gene encoding glutamate--ammonia ligase — protein MSLTLSLIKESEARWIDLRFTDTKGKEQHVSIPSSEVNDDFFQEGKMFDGSSIGGWKGINESDMILMPDDSASVLDPFTEDATIIVRCNIVEPSTGEGYNRDPRSIALRGEAYLASTGLGDTALFGPEPEFFVFDDVKWGSNISGSFYKIDSDEAAWSSERVFKDGNMGHRPGIKGGYFPVPPVDSLHEIRAQMCDAMESMGLVIEVHHHEVGTAGQCEIGVGANTLTKKADEVQILKYCVHNVAHAYGKTATFMPKPLVGDNGSGMHVHMSYSKDGVNQFAGDDYAGLSETALFYIGGIIKHARSLNAFANASTNSYKRLVPGFEAPVMLAYSARNRSASIRIPYVTSPKGKRIEVRFGDPTANPYLMFTAFLMAGLDGVLNKMHPGDPADKDLYDLPPEEAAAYPTVCNSLEQALKALDTDRDYLKAGGVFDDDTIDAYIKLKMEDVVRLDMTTHPVEFDLYYSI, from the coding sequence ATGTCGCTTACGCTTTCGCTAATCAAAGAATCTGAAGCCCGCTGGATAGACCTGCGTTTTACGGACACCAAAGGCAAGGAACAACACGTATCTATACCTTCCTCAGAAGTGAATGATGACTTTTTTCAAGAGGGCAAGATGTTCGACGGCTCGTCAATTGGCGGCTGGAAAGGCATCAACGAATCCGACATGATCTTGATGCCCGATGATTCTGCCTCGGTGCTCGATCCCTTTACCGAAGACGCGACCATCATTGTTCGCTGCAACATCGTTGAACCTTCCACCGGCGAAGGCTATAACCGGGACCCACGTTCAATCGCCTTGCGCGGTGAAGCCTATTTAGCCTCCACCGGTCTCGGCGACACCGCCTTGTTCGGCCCAGAGCCTGAGTTTTTCGTCTTCGATGACGTCAAATGGGGTTCTAATATTTCCGGTTCGTTTTACAAAATCGATTCCGATGAAGCCGCCTGGTCTTCTGAGCGGGTCTTCAAAGACGGTAATATGGGTCATCGGCCCGGTATCAAGGGCGGTTATTTCCCAGTACCACCGGTCGATAGCCTGCATGAAATTCGCGCGCAGATGTGCGATGCCATGGAGTCTATGGGCTTGGTCATCGAGGTGCACCATCACGAAGTAGGCACCGCCGGTCAGTGTGAGATTGGCGTTGGTGCCAACACCCTGACCAAAAAAGCCGATGAGGTCCAAATTCTTAAGTATTGCGTCCATAACGTGGCCCATGCCTATGGCAAGACGGCAACCTTTATGCCCAAGCCACTGGTCGGTGACAATGGTTCGGGCATGCATGTCCATATGTCCTATTCAAAAGACGGCGTCAATCAGTTTGCCGGCGATGACTATGCCGGCCTGTCTGAGACGGCACTGTTTTACATCGGCGGCATCATCAAGCATGCCCGTTCGCTCAATGCCTTCGCCAACGCCTCGACGAACTCATACAAGCGCCTGGTACCCGGTTTCGAAGCACCGGTCATGCTCGCCTATTCGGCGCGTAACCGTTCCGCGTCGATTCGCATTCCGTATGTCACCAGCCCCAAGGGCAAGCGCATCGAGGTCCGCTTTGGCGACCCAACGGCGAACCCATACCTGATGTTCACCGCCTTTCTGATGGCCGGCCTAGACGGTGTACTCAATAAGATGCATCCGGGCGATCCTGCCGATAAGGACCTCTATGACCTGCCACCGGAAGAAGCTGCCGCCTACCCGACCGTCTGCAACAGCCTGGAACAGGCGTTGAAGGCATTGGATACCGACCGTGACTATCTGAAAGCTGGTGGCGTATTTGATGACGACACCATCGATGCTTATATTAAACTGAAGATGGAAGACGTCGTGCGTCTGGATATGACGACTCACCCGGTCGAGTTCGATCTTTACTATTCGATCTAA
- a CDS encoding DUF2799 domain-containing protein: MKQLLVIFLMSALVLSGCATLNKNECLTANWYQIGYEDGARGFPDTRIGSHREACAKHGISPDFRAYLDGHEEGVIRFCTAQNGFAQGKNGYQYAGICPPSLEGRFLDGYDAGRQIYAVTSAIRSAESEQRQNEAKMSALEQEIISKKQVMFAAETSVEDRYRLDGELSSMQQDLGGLEQRNRQLLVDLAQAQAQLRVLEEKYAYF; encoded by the coding sequence ATGAAACAGCTGCTGGTTATCTTCTTGATGAGTGCTCTAGTCTTGTCAGGCTGTGCAACCCTCAACAAGAATGAATGCCTTACCGCCAACTGGTATCAGATCGGCTATGAGGACGGTGCGCGCGGTTTTCCTGACACCCGTATCGGGTCGCATCGTGAAGCCTGCGCCAAACACGGCATTTCGCCTGATTTTCGTGCCTATCTGGATGGTCATGAAGAAGGGGTTATTCGTTTTTGCACCGCGCAAAATGGCTTCGCGCAAGGTAAGAACGGCTATCAATACGCCGGCATCTGTCCGCCGTCACTGGAAGGGCGCTTTCTCGATGGTTACGATGCCGGGCGGCAGATTTACGCGGTGACCTCGGCCATCCGCAGTGCCGAATCCGAACAGCGCCAGAATGAAGCGAAAATGAGTGCCCTAGAGCAAGAGATTATTAGCAAAAAACAGGTCATGTTTGCCGCCGAAACCTCGGTCGAGGATCGTTACCGGCTGGATGGCGAGTTAAGCAGCATGCAGCAAGATTTGGGCGGTTTGGAGCAGCGTAATAGGCAATTGTTGGTCGATCTTGCGCAGGCCCAAGCCCAATTGCGTGTGCTTGAAGAAAAGTATGCCTACTTCTAG
- the mrcB gene encoding penicillin-binding protein 1B translates to MVVKLFVQLSLVAACLLFFWLIYLNAIVREGFEGRRFKIPARVYSEAQELYVGASISQDSLVALLQKLGYRAADEAFQAGRYSVRGARVSVFTRGFNFWDGVEPAGKIALQFNANGITGLAAENGQTLPLVRLDPLYIGQIYPGITEDRVPYSLDTIPERLVLGLVLVEDERYFQHWGISFRGIARALFANISSGQASQGGSTLTNQLVKNMYLTSDKTLTRKIKEALMSVIMEMHYSKNDILETYMNEVYIGQQGARAINGFGLGAEFYFGTTLEGLQIHQQAMLIGLIKGPSYYNPRRHPKRAKSRRDTVLSVWLRQGLITQAEYRQASSAALDIASKPRQSNYPAFMDALRRQLANDYRKEDLLGEGLTIFTTLDPLAQTILEQQVAETLPKTEQRFKLAANILEAAAVLTRPSTGDILAMLGGREPRAGGFNRALDAKRPIGSLMKPAVYLAALEQGYSLAEPLNDADVTIAAGDGTFWQPKNYDRIAHGQPMLVDALAKSYNQATARLGMQIGLVGVFDVIARLGVSDSIPLVPAVMLGAHGMSPMEVAQMYQTISGNGFYSPLNTIRAVSHPQLGVIQRYDLKVSQRFSPEAIYLLQAAMHEATVMGTSASIQWLLPSHWWAAGKTGTTDDNRDAWFSGFTGDRQLVVWVGRDNNKTTPLTGSTGALPIWIKVMAELRPEQERRGVPLGITQLDVNEAGIVVPSGCDNARSLPFILGTEPVASMSCNEQDNRAVPRKSTWWQKLFN, encoded by the coding sequence ATGGTCGTTAAGTTGTTTGTTCAGTTGAGTCTTGTGGCGGCCTGTCTCCTGTTTTTTTGGCTGATCTATTTGAACGCGATCGTGCGCGAAGGCTTTGAAGGTCGGCGCTTTAAAATACCGGCACGGGTCTATAGCGAAGCGCAAGAGCTCTATGTCGGAGCGTCGATCAGCCAAGACAGTCTTGTCGCATTACTGCAAAAACTGGGCTATCGAGCCGCAGATGAGGCTTTCCAGGCGGGTCGCTACAGTGTCAGAGGGGCCCGTGTATCGGTCTTTACGCGCGGTTTTAACTTCTGGGATGGCGTCGAACCGGCCGGTAAGATTGCTCTGCAATTCAATGCCAATGGTATAACCGGGCTTGCTGCCGAGAATGGCCAAACGCTGCCTTTGGTGCGTCTCGACCCTCTCTATATCGGCCAAATCTACCCCGGGATCACCGAAGACCGAGTACCCTATTCGCTCGATACTATCCCGGAGCGATTGGTCTTGGGCCTAGTCTTGGTTGAAGACGAGCGGTATTTTCAACACTGGGGTATTTCCTTTCGCGGCATCGCGCGGGCGCTATTTGCCAATATCTCCTCAGGGCAGGCCTCTCAAGGTGGGAGTACCTTAACCAATCAGTTGGTCAAAAATATGTATTTGACCTCCGACAAGACGCTGACTCGAAAGATAAAAGAAGCGTTGATGTCGGTTATTATGGAAATGCATTACAGCAAGAATGACATTCTCGAGACCTATATGAATGAGGTCTACATCGGCCAGCAGGGCGCTCGAGCTATTAATGGTTTTGGCCTGGGTGCCGAATTTTATTTTGGCACCACGCTCGAAGGCCTACAGATTCACCAGCAGGCGATGCTCATTGGCCTGATCAAAGGGCCCTCCTATTATAATCCGCGCCGTCACCCCAAGCGGGCCAAGTCACGGCGCGACACGGTACTTTCAGTTTGGCTCAGGCAGGGCCTGATTACCCAGGCCGAATATCGGCAAGCCTCCAGTGCCGCGTTGGATATAGCGAGTAAGCCCCGGCAGTCTAATTATCCGGCCTTTATGGATGCCTTGCGCCGGCAACTGGCTAACGATTACCGCAAAGAAGATTTACTCGGCGAAGGCTTGACCATCTTTACCACCTTAGATCCCTTGGCGCAGACCATCCTCGAGCAACAGGTTGCCGAAACCTTGCCGAAAACCGAACAACGTTTCAAGTTGGCAGCCAATATATTAGAAGCGGCGGCCGTGCTAACCCGGCCCTCGACCGGTGATATCTTGGCCATGCTCGGGGGTCGTGAACCGCGTGCTGGTGGCTTTAACCGGGCATTGGATGCCAAACGGCCGATCGGCTCGCTGATGAAACCGGCGGTCTATTTGGCCGCATTAGAACAGGGTTACAGCCTGGCCGAGCCGCTGAATGATGCCGACGTTACCATCGCCGCGGGCGATGGTACTTTTTGGCAGCCGAAAAACTACGACCGGATTGCCCACGGCCAGCCGATGTTGGTTGACGCCTTGGCCAAATCCTATAATCAGGCAACTGCCCGCTTGGGCATGCAAATTGGTCTGGTTGGCGTGTTTGATGTGATTGCCCGGCTCGGCGTATCCGATTCCATTCCGCTGGTACCCGCGGTAATGCTTGGCGCGCACGGTATGTCGCCCATGGAAGTGGCGCAAATGTACCAAACCATCAGCGGCAACGGCTTCTATTCGCCCTTAAATACCATTCGGGCGGTGTCCCATCCGCAGTTAGGGGTTATCCAACGCTATGATCTGAAAGTCAGTCAGCGGTTCAGTCCCGAAGCCATTTACCTATTACAGGCGGCGATGCATGAGGCCACCGTCATGGGGACCTCCGCCAGTATTCAATGGTTGTTGCCGAGTCACTGGTGGGCCGCCGGTAAAACGGGCACCACCGATGATAACCGGGATGCCTGGTTTAGTGGCTTTACCGGCGACCGCCAGCTGGTTGTTTGGGTCGGTCGAGACAACAATAAGACCACCCCGCTGACCGGATCAACCGGAGCCCTACCGATCTGGATTAAGGTTATGGCCGAGTTGCGACCGGAACAAGAGCGGCGCGGTGTGCCGCTCGGCATCACCCAGCTCGATGTCAACGAGGCGGGTATTGTGGTGCCCAGCGGCTGTGACAATGCCAGGTCCTTACCCTTTATCTTAGGGACCGAGCCGGTCGCCAGTATGAGCTGCAACGAACAGGATAATAGAGCGGTGCCCCGAAAATCCACCTGGTGGCAAAAACTGTTTAATTAA
- the gpmI gene encoding 2,3-bisphosphoglycerate-independent phosphoglycerate mutase — MAKGKTAILLILDGFGYSETSTSNAIEQANMPVWDRLWSTFPHTLIQTSGMAVGLPEGQMGNSEVGHMNLGAGRTVYQSLTRVTKAISDGDFFVNEKLIKAVDAAVEGNKAVHLMGLLSPGGVHAHDDHFHAMVDLAVQRGADQVYVHAFLDGRDTPPRSALASIERLEAKLEKLGVGGIVSMIGRYYAMDRDNRWERVQAAYDLLVSGTADIVAATPMDALHAAYDQGKDDEFCPSASIRADNTQAITINDGDAVVFMNFRPDRSRELTRALIDQNLQSDLDRSRMPKLSAFVSLTEYAADIDCDVAYLPENLTNTLGEVIQKQGGKQLRIAETEKYAHVTFFFSGGQESEFEGETRTLIPSPKVATYDLQPEMSAPEVTEKLVAAIASKQYDLIVCNYANGDMVGHTGKMAAAIKAVEALDTALAAVSQAALAADADLLITADHGNVELMVDPVTGGPVTSHTIFPVPLIYVSNQAQGVQLQAGALADIAPTLLTILKIAVPVEMTGRNLIV; from the coding sequence ATGGCTAAGGGTAAAACGGCGATTCTGCTTATTCTAGATGGTTTTGGCTACAGCGAGACATCGACATCAAATGCCATTGAGCAGGCCAATATGCCGGTTTGGGATCGCTTGTGGTCTACATTTCCACACACCCTGATCCAAACATCTGGCATGGCGGTGGGCTTGCCCGAGGGTCAGATGGGTAATTCCGAAGTTGGTCATATGAATCTGGGCGCCGGTCGTACCGTTTATCAGTCCCTGACTCGAGTAACCAAGGCCATCAGTGATGGTGATTTTTTTGTCAACGAGAAGCTTATTAAGGCTGTCGATGCTGCCGTTGAGGGCAACAAGGCGGTGCACCTGATGGGCCTTCTAAGTCCAGGCGGCGTGCACGCGCACGATGATCACTTTCATGCCATGGTCGATTTAGCGGTGCAACGCGGGGCCGATCAGGTCTATGTCCATGCCTTCTTAGATGGTCGCGATACGCCCCCGCGCAGTGCCTTGGCGTCAATAGAGCGCTTGGAAGCGAAGTTGGAAAAACTGGGCGTTGGTGGCATCGTGTCAATGATCGGTCGTTATTACGCGATGGATCGGGATAATCGTTGGGAACGGGTGCAAGCCGCCTACGACCTATTGGTTTCCGGTACGGCCGACATAGTCGCGGCCACACCTATGGACGCCTTGCATGCCGCCTACGATCAGGGTAAGGACGATGAGTTTTGCCCGTCGGCCTCGATTCGCGCCGATAATACCCAGGCCATTACCATCAACGACGGTGATGCCGTGGTCTTTATGAATTTCCGGCCCGATCGATCCCGTGAGTTGACCCGAGCGCTGATCGATCAAAACTTGCAGTCCGATCTAGATCGTAGCCGAATGCCCAAGCTCAGTGCCTTTGTATCTTTGACTGAATATGCCGCCGATATAGACTGCGATGTTGCTTACTTACCAGAAAACCTGACCAACACCCTGGGGGAAGTTATCCAGAAACAGGGTGGCAAGCAGCTGCGCATCGCCGAAACCGAAAAATATGCCCATGTAACTTTCTTCTTTAGCGGGGGGCAGGAGAGCGAGTTTGAGGGCGAAACGCGCACGTTGATTCCGTCGCCGAAGGTTGCTACCTATGATTTGCAGCCTGAAATGAGTGCCCCAGAGGTCACTGAGAAACTTGTTGCGGCCATTGCTTCAAAGCAATACGACCTGATCGTTTGTAACTACGCCAATGGCGATATGGTTGGCCATACCGGCAAGATGGCTGCCGCCATCAAGGCCGTTGAAGCACTGGATACGGCCTTAGCTGCCGTAAGCCAAGCCGCATTGGCGGCTGATGCGGATCTGTTGATTACCGCCGATCACGGCAATGTTGAGCTGATGGTCGACCCCGTCACCGGTGGCCCAGTGACCAGCCATACGATCTTTCCAGTGCCCCTGATCTATGTCTCCAATCAGGCCCAGGGCGTCCAATTGCAGGCTGGCGCGCTAGCCGATATAGCACCGACCCTGTTGACAATATTGAAGATTGCCGTGCCGGTTGAAATGACCGGGCGGAATCTGATTGTTTAG